Proteins from one Roseovarius nanhaiticus genomic window:
- a CDS encoding DMT family transporter: protein MTIASVPGAPPLSHTSQGILCVVAGMVLFVGQDVLMKDMLTLYPVWMLIFVRSVAALVTLLPLVVFLGAPHRIWTPLWPWYLARAVLFAAGFAAFYAAFPFMGLAEVITLFFSAPLMTATLAAIFLQEKIGRHRAAALFVGFVGVVIAVNPTSGDIGWIAILPLLCALSYAVSQIIVRRIGEQDTSLTIGLYTISFSGLVILPIGFAVSMILDITPELRHLGMEWPLPDLNGLAMLAFLGTLGTLAYTLVSRAYQIASASVIAPFDYSYLPLAAGLAYLLWGEVPPITTLIGMVLIVGSGMYTAYRELRVARPADETPPISQTVFTPGGPAAVLAEALDAEATQLDAAGEKVSP, encoded by the coding sequence ATGACCATTGCATCGGTTCCAGGCGCTCCGCCCCTATCGCACACCTCACAGGGAATCCTCTGTGTCGTGGCTGGCATGGTGCTCTTTGTGGGCCAAGACGTTCTGATGAAGGACATGCTGACGCTCTACCCGGTGTGGATGCTTATCTTTGTCCGGTCTGTGGCGGCGCTGGTCACGCTTTTGCCGCTTGTAGTGTTTCTGGGCGCGCCGCACCGCATCTGGACGCCGCTTTGGCCTTGGTATCTGGCGCGTGCGGTCCTCTTTGCCGCCGGATTCGCCGCCTTCTATGCCGCGTTCCCGTTCATGGGCCTGGCCGAGGTGATCACGCTTTTCTTCTCGGCGCCCTTGATGACGGCCACGCTGGCCGCGATCTTCCTGCAGGAAAAGATCGGCCGTCACCGGGCGGCCGCGCTGTTTGTAGGTTTCGTCGGCGTCGTGATCGCCGTCAATCCGACCAGCGGCGACATCGGCTGGATCGCGATCCTGCCCCTTCTTTGCGCGCTGAGCTATGCGGTCAGCCAGATCATCGTGCGCAGGATCGGTGAGCAGGACACATCGCTGACCATCGGGCTTTATACGATTTCATTCTCGGGTCTTGTCATCCTGCCCATCGGCTTTGCGGTGTCGATGATCTTGGATATCACGCCCGAACTGCGGCATCTTGGCATGGAATGGCCCCTGCCGGACTTGAACGGCCTTGCCATGCTCGCGTTTCTTGGCACGCTGGGCACGCTGGCCTATACGCTGGTCTCGCGCGCCTACCAGATCGCCAGTGCCAGCGTGATCGCGCCCTTCGACTACAGCTATCTGCCACTGGCGGCCGGCCTTGCCTACCTGCTCTGGGGCGAAGTGCCGCCCATCACGACGCTGATCGGCATGGTTTTGATCGTGGGCAGCGGCATGTACACCGCCTACCGCGAATTGCGCGTGGCGCGGCCGGCGGATGAGACCCCGCCAATCTCGCAGACCGTCTTTACGCCGGGCGGACCGGCTGCGGTTCTGGCCGAAGCGCTCGATGCCGAGGCGACT
- the aroQ gene encoding type II 3-dehydroquinate dehydratase produces MTSILILNGPNLNLLGTRQPEVYGRATLADIEALCRAHASTRGAEIEFAQSNHEGALIDSIHAAKGRHGGIILNAGAYTHTSVALMDAIASVQLPTVELHLSNVHAREEFRHVSYIARVALGVICGFGAAGYPMAMDALLAHLAQEG; encoded by the coding sequence ATGACCTCGATCCTCATTCTCAATGGGCCCAACCTGAACCTTTTGGGCACCCGCCAGCCCGAGGTCTATGGCCGAGCCACCCTTGCCGATATCGAGGCACTGTGCCGCGCCCATGCCAGTACGCGCGGCGCCGAGATCGAGTTTGCCCAGAGCAATCACGAAGGCGCCTTGATCGATTCGATCCACGCGGCCAAGGGCAGACATGGGGGTATCATTCTGAATGCGGGCGCCTATACGCATACATCTGTCGCGCTCATGGACGCCATTGCATCGGTCCAGTTGCCTACGGTCGAGCTGCATCTGTCGAATGTCCACGCGCGCGAGGAATTTCGCCATGTCAGCTATATCGCGCGTGTCGCGCTGGGTGTGATCTGCGGATTCGGCGCTGCGGGCTATCCAATGGCCATGGACGCGCTGCTGGCGCACTTGGCGCAAGAGGGCTAG